A single window of Sporosarcina sp. FSL W7-1349 DNA harbors:
- the hisG gene encoding ATP phosphoribosyltransferase, with translation MEYLTVAMAKGRTADRAMKFLEKADVRFSEFTDESRKLVIFDDEQNIKLIFVKAVDVPTYVEKGAADVGIVGKDTIMEDPRDVYELLDLGFGKCKLAVAGFPGKEISGVPFLTVASKYPNAAKEYFDRNGIRTEMIKLNGSIELAPLIGMADVIVDIVETGTTLKENGLVVLEEMADISARLIVNKASYATKTERIQQFISDLKMGLEGNS, from the coding sequence ATGGAATACTTAACAGTGGCAATGGCGAAAGGCCGTACAGCGGACCGGGCGATGAAATTTCTGGAGAAGGCGGATGTCCGTTTTTCCGAGTTTACCGATGAAAGTCGGAAATTGGTCATCTTTGACGACGAACAGAATATCAAATTGATCTTCGTCAAAGCGGTGGACGTCCCGACCTATGTAGAGAAAGGGGCGGCTGATGTCGGCATTGTCGGGAAGGATACGATTATGGAAGACCCCCGCGATGTCTACGAGTTGCTGGACCTCGGCTTCGGCAAGTGCAAATTGGCGGTTGCCGGTTTTCCGGGGAAGGAAATTAGCGGCGTGCCGTTTTTGACAGTCGCCTCGAAATATCCGAATGCGGCAAAAGAGTATTTCGACCGGAACGGTATTCGCACGGAAATGATCAAATTGAACGGGTCGATTGAACTTGCTCCATTGATCGGCATGGCGGATGTCATCGTTGATATCGTAGAGACCGGGACAACGTTGAAGGAAAACGGCTTGGTCGTTTTGGAAGAAATGGCGGATATCAGTGCACGATTGATTGTCAATAAAGCGAGTTACGCGACGAAAACGGAGCGCATCCAGCAATTCATCTCCGATTTGAAGATGGGATTGGAGGGCAATTCATGA
- the hisB gene encoding imidazoleglycerol-phosphate dehydratase HisB, translated as MRSKTISRETAETSINMQFAIDGTGKTVINTGVGFLDHMLTLFTKHGRFDLDVKCNGDIEVDQHHSVEDIGIVLGQAFNASIGTKEGIERYAQAAVPMDEALSTVTIDISGRSFLVFNVEGMKDKVGNFDTELVEEFFHAFTSHAKVTLHINLDYGKNTHHIIESIFKGFGRALRMASAVNPDVKGIPSTKGLL; from the coding sequence ATGAGAAGTAAAACGATTTCCCGCGAAACAGCGGAAACATCAATCAATATGCAATTTGCAATCGACGGCACCGGCAAGACGGTCATCAATACGGGTGTCGGCTTTCTCGACCATATGCTCACTTTATTCACAAAGCATGGCCGGTTTGACTTGGATGTCAAATGCAACGGCGATATTGAAGTGGACCAGCATCACTCGGTCGAGGACATCGGTATCGTGCTCGGCCAGGCCTTTAACGCGAGCATCGGGACGAAGGAAGGGATCGAGCGCTATGCGCAAGCCGCCGTTCCGATGGATGAAGCCCTTTCTACCGTCACCATCGACATCAGCGGCCGTTCCTTCCTCGTCTTCAATGTGGAAGGGATGAAAGACAAAGTCGGCAATTTCGATACGGAATTGGTGGAGGAATTCTTCCATGCGTTTACAAGCCATGCCAAGGTGACCTTACATATCAATTTGGACTATGGGAAAAACACGCACCATATCATCGAATCCATTTTCAAAGGATTCGGACGGGCCTTGCGCATGGCCAGCGCCGTCAATCCAGACGTCAAGGGGATTCCGTCTACGAAGGGTTTATTATAA
- the hisA gene encoding 1-(5-phosphoribosyl)-5-[(5-phosphoribosylamino)methylideneamino]imidazole-4-carboxamide isomerase, protein MILFPAIDIRGGKCVRLIQGDYDQEVVYNDSPTDMAKEWQRQGAEFIHVVDLDGAKTGDSLNREAIEKIAKAVQVPVQVGGGIRSMEIVDSHIANGVSRVIIGTAAIQDKQFLKEAVEKYGAKIAVSIDARNGFVATDGWTETSEVKAVDLLAELVEVGVETVVYTDIAKDGMLQGPNFQELKVMNDASTIDIIASGGVSTEEDIHKLREMNMYGAIIGKALYEGKLSLEKVLEESK, encoded by the coding sequence ATGATTTTATTTCCAGCGATTGATATTCGGGGCGGAAAGTGTGTCCGTCTGATCCAAGGAGATTATGACCAGGAAGTGGTATATAACGACTCGCCAACGGATATGGCGAAAGAGTGGCAACGGCAAGGGGCCGAATTTATCCACGTCGTCGATCTGGACGGCGCGAAAACCGGGGACTCGCTGAACCGTGAAGCGATTGAAAAAATTGCGAAAGCCGTTCAAGTGCCCGTGCAAGTCGGGGGCGGCATCCGCTCAATGGAAATTGTCGATTCGCATATTGCGAACGGGGTGAGTCGGGTCATTATCGGCACAGCGGCCATTCAGGACAAACAGTTCTTGAAAGAGGCAGTGGAGAAATACGGAGCGAAAATTGCCGTCTCCATCGACGCGCGGAATGGATTCGTCGCAACGGACGGCTGGACGGAGACGAGCGAAGTGAAGGCGGTTGACTTGCTGGCGGAGCTTGTCGAAGTCGGCGTGGAAACAGTTGTCTATACCGATATCGCCAAGGACGGCATGTTGCAGGGGCCGAATTTCCAGGAACTAAAGGTTATGAACGACGCGTCCACCATTGACATCATCGCGTCCGGAGGCGTATCGACGGAAGAAGATATCCATAAGCTACGAGAAATGAATATGTATGGTGCCATTATCGGAAAGGCTTTATATGAAGGCAAACTATCCTTGGAGAAAGTACTGGAGGAGTCAAAATGA
- a CDS encoding sensor domain-containing protein: MESVCKGISGGMYSSLIVHNPDPIFLLDHIGNIVDVNLAVVDVFGYSTAELKEFSYQDIVTPKFVSELQHSLCKTLQGESCSYHVSAYRKNGEILHLDVKNIPIFDDYQKLINVMIVTKDITDLVQTKAALQETSERLHSIYDSSADAMDIIDLNGNVQKVNKAFEEMYGWKAEEIIGKPMPTILNDRLEMVQTERKKVMNHQYIKGLEVECLRKDGSRIPVSITISPLRDEQGNVIAFAGISRDMSERKKWEEELIRSEEKYRLIAENMTDLVTVVDENGVITYASPSTAPVLGFSPEEYVGIQAFSKAHPEDYPSVDQKVMALFQTKDSCEMEFRYQHNTKDWIWLEAKGTYFIDEKQGQGFALFVSRVIEEKKRLREKLKMMAFHDELTGLPNRRLFRAQVLQSLAEAKSNRETCALLYMDIDRFKWVNDHLGHSVGDELLKQFAGRVRSVLRESDIFARQGGDEFLVFLPNVDEEEVKATASRIVESLRDEWVIGEHSFTTTSSIGISFFPRDGSNLDELLTQADRALYRAKENGRNHCMFYS, encoded by the coding sequence ATGGAAAGTGTATGCAAAGGGATATCGGGTGGGATGTATAGTTCATTGATCGTCCATAATCCAGATCCTATATTCCTTTTGGATCATATCGGTAACATAGTAGATGTCAACTTGGCGGTCGTGGATGTATTCGGGTATTCAACTGCTGAATTAAAAGAATTTTCCTATCAGGATATCGTGACTCCAAAATTTGTTTCCGAGCTGCAGCATTCGCTTTGTAAAACACTGCAGGGAGAATCTTGTTCCTATCATGTGAGTGCTTATCGCAAGAATGGCGAGATTCTTCATTTGGATGTGAAAAATATACCAATATTCGACGACTATCAAAAACTGATTAACGTCATGATCGTTACAAAAGATATAACGGATCTTGTACAAACTAAGGCAGCCTTACAAGAAACTTCTGAGAGATTGCACTCCATCTATGATTCTTCCGCAGACGCCATGGATATTATAGACTTGAATGGCAACGTCCAGAAAGTCAATAAAGCATTCGAGGAAATGTATGGGTGGAAGGCTGAAGAAATCATAGGCAAACCGATGCCGACCATACTGAATGATCGTTTGGAAATGGTGCAAACAGAGCGCAAGAAAGTTATGAATCATCAATATATTAAAGGGTTGGAAGTGGAATGCCTCCGCAAAGACGGTTCCCGCATTCCAGTTAGTATAACAATTTCTCCTCTGCGCGATGAACAAGGAAATGTCATTGCTTTTGCTGGGATTTCCCGGGATATGTCCGAGCGGAAAAAATGGGAGGAGGAGTTGATACGAAGCGAAGAAAAGTATCGTTTGATTGCTGAAAATATGACCGATCTGGTGACAGTCGTGGATGAAAACGGGGTCATTACGTATGCCTCACCCTCCACGGCTCCTGTTTTAGGTTTTTCGCCGGAAGAGTATGTAGGAATACAGGCTTTCAGCAAGGCGCATCCAGAAGATTATCCAAGTGTGGATCAGAAGGTGATGGCTTTATTCCAAACGAAAGATTCTTGTGAGATGGAGTTCCGGTATCAGCATAATACAAAAGATTGGATTTGGCTTGAAGCGAAGGGTACCTATTTCATAGATGAAAAACAGGGGCAAGGCTTTGCCTTATTTGTCTCACGCGTAATAGAGGAAAAAAAGAGGCTACGGGAAAAGTTGAAGATGATGGCTTTTCATGACGAGTTGACGGGATTGCCGAATCGGAGATTATTTCGAGCGCAAGTGCTCCAATCTCTAGCAGAGGCCAAAAGCAATCGCGAAACATGCGCATTGCTCTATATGGATATCGATCGGTTTAAATGGGTGAACGACCACTTGGGCCATTCGGTCGGCGATGAGCTATTGAAACAGTTTGCGGGAAGAGTGCGCAGCGTGCTCCGTGAGAGTGATATTTTTGCTCGTCAGGGCGGCGATGAGTTTTTAGTATTTTTGCCAAACGTTGATGAAGAGGAAGTAAAAGCAACTGCTAGCCGAATAGTTGAGAGTTTAAGGGACGAGTGGGTAATCGGGGAACATTCGTTTACAACAACCTCGAGCATCGGCATTTCCTTTTTTCCGAGAGATGGATCGAACTTGGATGAGTTATTGACACAGGCGGATCGGGCATTGTATCGGGCGAAAGAAAATGGGCGCAATCATTGTATGTTTTATTCGTGA
- the hisF gene encoding imidazole glycerol phosphate synthase subunit HisF, with the protein MTTKKIIACLDVDNRKVVKGKKFLDVQEVADPLTLAKQYVADGVDELVFYDISASTKNRGMFLDLIEEIAKEVPVPFVVGGGIRTIEDVEKILSIGGNKVSINSAALKDPSIIEEAAKKFGSERVMLSMDVSEVAPGKWNVFAKAGMEDTGIDAIEWAKKGEQLGAGELVVNCIDQDGVKDGYNLELNRAMAEAVDIPIIASGGAGKPEHFRDVLTEGKADVALAASVFHFGDINIRELKNYLAEQNIPVRND; encoded by the coding sequence ATGACAACGAAGAAGATCATTGCCTGCCTAGATGTCGATAACCGCAAAGTCGTAAAAGGGAAAAAATTTCTGGACGTGCAAGAAGTGGCCGATCCGCTAACCTTGGCAAAACAATATGTTGCTGATGGGGTGGACGAGCTGGTGTTTTACGACATTTCCGCTTCGACGAAAAACCGTGGTATGTTCTTGGACTTGATTGAAGAAATTGCGAAAGAAGTACCCGTGCCATTTGTCGTCGGCGGCGGTATCCGGACGATCGAAGATGTGGAGAAAATCTTAAGCATCGGCGGCAATAAAGTGTCTATAAATAGCGCAGCTCTGAAAGATCCATCCATTATTGAAGAAGCTGCGAAGAAATTCGGCTCGGAACGTGTCATGTTGTCAATGGACGTCAGCGAAGTTGCGCCAGGCAAATGGAATGTGTTTGCAAAAGCGGGCATGGAAGACACGGGCATCGATGCGATCGAGTGGGCGAAGAAGGGCGAACAGCTCGGCGCCGGCGAACTCGTCGTAAACTGCATCGATCAGGACGGTGTCAAGGATGGCTATAACCTGGAATTGAACCGAGCGATGGCGGAAGCGGTCGATATTCCCATCATTGCGAGCGGCGGCGCCGGCAAGCCGGAACATTTCCGTGATGTATTGACGGAAGGGAAAGCCGACGTTGCCCTGGCCGCTTCAGTATTCCACTTCGGGGACATCAACATCCGCGAATTGAAAAACTACTTGGCTGAACAAAATATACCGGTTAGGAATGACTGA
- the hisZ gene encoding ATP phosphoribosyltransferase regulatory subunit, whose protein sequence is MTVYSKLISDEHEKYEQIIETISKRFTTYGYERIKTSAFEQYDLYSKVNSSINQLEMIKVIDYTGEVLVLRPDITIPVTQELAHTIGNLSDELRYYYVQEVFRQPFEQHEKIGRTQAGIEYFCESSPEADAEVIALACHTMKDLGFADIKIEIGHAGFFNELVRNLPLKPQQISQLKTLIQAKNVVEIGPFIRNLDIDEAVKQAIEQIPFLYGNPANVSEKAKQLSLTGKMQETLDYLMDVYSILKMYGLEQYLVVDLGLINHMDYYSGIIFQGYVGRLGKPVLMGGRYDQLGNEFGATLPAIGFACEIESLVKVVPDSEQGTRYPIDVKIIYGKEQVELAIQIANELREQSIKVLSVPTDKGQSESRPSAYTVFLQQDGHELCEGDNRISFVTPVELLELLDGLKGVS, encoded by the coding sequence ATGACTGTGTATTCCAAATTAATCTCGGACGAACATGAAAAATACGAACAAATCATTGAGACGATCAGCAAACGGTTCACTACATACGGCTATGAACGGATCAAAACATCGGCTTTTGAACAATACGATCTGTATTCCAAAGTGAATAGTTCCATCAATCAACTTGAAATGATCAAAGTGATTGATTATACAGGCGAGGTGCTCGTCCTGCGTCCTGATATCACTATTCCGGTCACGCAGGAACTGGCCCATACGATCGGCAATCTGTCCGACGAGCTGCGGTATTATTACGTACAGGAAGTGTTTCGCCAGCCATTTGAGCAACACGAAAAGATCGGACGTACTCAGGCAGGCATTGAGTATTTTTGCGAAAGTTCCCCCGAAGCGGATGCGGAAGTCATTGCGCTTGCATGCCATACGATGAAAGACTTGGGCTTCGCCGATATCAAAATCGAAATCGGTCATGCAGGGTTTTTCAATGAACTGGTAAGGAACCTTCCATTGAAACCACAGCAGATCAGCCAGCTTAAGACATTGATTCAGGCGAAAAATGTGGTGGAAATCGGGCCATTCATTCGGAATCTGGATATCGATGAAGCAGTGAAGCAGGCGATCGAACAAATTCCATTCCTTTATGGAAATCCGGCCAATGTCAGCGAGAAGGCAAAACAGCTTTCCTTGACGGGCAAGATGCAGGAAACGCTCGATTATTTGATGGACGTCTATAGTATATTAAAGATGTACGGTTTGGAACAGTATCTCGTCGTCGATTTAGGTCTCATCAATCACATGGATTATTATTCGGGCATCATTTTCCAAGGGTATGTCGGACGCCTAGGGAAACCGGTTCTAATGGGCGGCCGTTACGACCAATTGGGCAATGAATTCGGGGCGACCCTACCAGCTATCGGATTTGCTTGTGAAATCGAGTCGCTCGTGAAAGTCGTCCCTGATTCGGAACAGGGGACACGTTATCCGATCGATGTCAAAATCATCTACGGCAAGGAGCAAGTGGAGTTGGCTATCCAAATTGCTAATGAGCTTCGGGAACAATCGATCAAAGTGCTATCCGTGCCGACGGATAAAGGACAAAGCGAAAGCCGGCCAAGCGCTTATACGGTCTTTTTGCAACAGGATGGACATGAACTATGTGAAGGCGATAACCGCATTTCATTCGTAACGCCAGTAGAATTGCTGGAGTTGCTTGACGGCTTGAAGGGAGTTTCGTAA
- the hisIE gene encoding bifunctional phosphoribosyl-AMP cyclohydrolase/phosphoribosyl-ATP diphosphatase HisIE, with protein sequence MTFDSNSLKFDENGLIPAIVQDEQSGNVLMLAYMNKEALQKTLETKETWFFSRSRQELWNKGATSGNKQTVKRLFFDCDQDTILVQVVPQGPACHTGETSCFYTTVFEDEPSIREVVYEVADEIRQRKDNPVEGSYTTYLFREGLDKVLKKVGEESTEVVIGAKNHDKEEVTNELADLVYHSLVMMEILDVTIEDVKTILRKRRPKKEVLRND encoded by the coding sequence ATGACCTTTGATAGTAATTCTCTGAAATTTGATGAAAACGGATTGATTCCGGCAATTGTGCAGGACGAACAGTCGGGAAATGTCCTCATGCTTGCCTATATGAATAAAGAAGCGCTGCAGAAGACATTAGAAACGAAAGAAACTTGGTTCTTTAGCCGATCAAGACAGGAACTGTGGAATAAAGGCGCCACTTCGGGCAATAAACAGACGGTGAAACGGCTCTTCTTTGATTGTGATCAAGATACGATTTTGGTCCAAGTTGTTCCGCAAGGGCCTGCCTGCCATACGGGCGAGACCAGTTGCTTCTATACGACCGTCTTCGAAGACGAGCCGTCCATCCGTGAAGTGGTGTATGAAGTGGCAGACGAAATCCGTCAACGGAAAGACAACCCGGTGGAAGGGTCTTACACGACGTATCTATTCCGCGAGGGACTTGACAAAGTGTTGAAAAAGGTCGGAGAAGAGTCGACGGAAGTGGTAATCGGGGCGAAGAATCATGACAAGGAAGAAGTGACGAATGAGCTGGCTGATTTGGTGTACCACTCCCTCGTCATGATGGAAATTTTGGACGTGACAATTGAAGATGTGAAGACGATTTTGCGAAAGCGGCGTCCGAAAAAAGAAGTGCTGCGCAATGACTAA
- a CDS encoding histidinol-phosphatase HisJ family protein: MFDYHMHSSFSADCEIPMEKMIQGSIEKGLSEICFTDHIDYEYPDKDYIFDFNKKEYADTISRLQQKFDGQIRIKKGVEIGVQPHILDQYEELMDKEEFDFVICSLHTVDKKDLHFGEIFNEKSAEEAYTTYYDELLYCVKNYKRYSILGHIDLMKRYAKEKVDRDYLDVIKEIFDVIIPDGKGIELNTSGVRYGLPNGMPSDDILKLYKQCGGEILTLGSDAHKPQDIAFQFRESLELFQSIGFKYISTFDKMEPSFHSIEGLLAKA; this comes from the coding sequence TTGTTTGATTATCATATGCACAGTTCATTTTCCGCGGATTGCGAAATTCCGATGGAGAAAATGATTCAGGGTTCGATTGAGAAAGGATTGTCCGAGATTTGTTTCACCGATCATATCGATTACGAATACCCGGACAAGGATTACATTTTTGATTTCAATAAGAAGGAATATGCAGATACGATTTCTCGGCTGCAACAGAAATTCGATGGGCAAATCCGCATCAAAAAAGGAGTGGAGATCGGAGTCCAGCCGCATATCCTCGACCAGTATGAAGAGTTGATGGACAAGGAAGAGTTTGACTTCGTCATCTGCTCCCTGCACACCGTCGATAAGAAGGACTTGCATTTCGGCGAGATTTTCAATGAGAAGTCTGCCGAAGAGGCGTATACGACATATTATGATGAATTGCTCTATTGCGTGAAGAACTACAAACGCTACTCCATTTTGGGGCATATCGATTTGATGAAGCGCTATGCGAAAGAGAAAGTCGACCGGGACTATTTAGATGTGATCAAAGAAATTTTCGACGTCATCATCCCGGACGGCAAAGGAATCGAATTGAATACATCGGGCGTGCGCTACGGCTTGCCGAACGGGATGCCGAGCGACGATATTTTAAAATTGTACAAGCAATGCGGCGGCGAAATCCTCACTTTGGGGTCGGATGCCCACAAGCCGCAGGACATCGCCTTCCAATTCCGCGAGTCGCTTGAGCTGTTCCAGTCGATCGGATTCAAATATATTTCGACGTTCGACAAGATGGAACCGAGCTTTCATTCCATAGAAGGATTGCTGGCGAAGGCTTGA
- the rlmN gene encoding 23S rRNA (adenine(2503)-C(2))-methyltransferase RlmN, whose product MKKSIYGLTLDQLTEWLVEHGQKKFRAAQVWDWLYKKRITDFADMKNINKDCIQLLDEHFVIETLELAVKQESADGTIKFLFKMQDGNLIETVLMTFPYGHSVCVTTQVGCNIGCSFCASGLLKKNRDLDAGEIVGQIMKVQQHLDTKDNDERVSHIVVMGIGEPFDNYTNLMNFLRVVNDQKGLSIGARHITVSTSGLTPKIREFANENIQINLAVSLHAPNNDLRTRIMKINKAYPIEKLMEAIDYYLETTNRRITFEYILLQDVNDHVAEAQQLAKLLENKRHLSYVNLIPYNPVDEHGQYKRSKPEAIKAFYETLKKKGINCGVRLEQGTDIDAACGQLRSKQIKKEKVK is encoded by the coding sequence ATGAAAAAATCGATATATGGATTGACGCTTGATCAATTGACCGAGTGGCTTGTAGAGCATGGACAGAAAAAATTCCGGGCCGCTCAAGTGTGGGATTGGCTTTATAAAAAGCGCATTACGGATTTTGCGGATATGAAAAACATCAATAAAGACTGCATCCAATTGTTGGACGAGCATTTTGTCATTGAGACGCTGGAATTGGCTGTCAAACAGGAGTCGGCTGACGGAACGATCAAGTTTCTATTTAAAATGCAGGATGGCAACTTGATTGAAACAGTTCTGATGACATTCCCGTATGGCCATTCCGTTTGTGTTACGACACAAGTCGGCTGCAACATTGGCTGCAGTTTCTGCGCGAGCGGTTTATTGAAGAAGAATCGCGATCTGGATGCCGGGGAAATCGTTGGACAGATCATGAAAGTTCAGCAGCATCTTGACACCAAAGATAACGACGAACGCGTCAGCCATATCGTCGTCATGGGAATCGGTGAACCGTTTGATAACTATACGAACCTGATGAATTTCCTTCGGGTCGTTAACGATCAAAAAGGACTTTCCATCGGGGCTCGTCATATCACCGTTTCAACGAGCGGTCTGACGCCGAAAATTCGGGAGTTCGCGAATGAAAACATCCAGATCAATCTGGCCGTTTCGCTGCACGCGCCGAATAATGACTTGCGCACTCGCATCATGAAGATCAACAAAGCCTACCCGATCGAGAAGCTCATGGAAGCAATCGATTATTATTTAGAAACAACGAATCGGCGGATCACATTCGAATACATCCTGCTGCAAGACGTCAATGATCATGTCGCGGAAGCCCAGCAATTGGCCAAGCTGTTGGAGAACAAGCGTCATCTGTCGTATGTCAACCTGATTCCCTATAACCCGGTCGACGAACACGGGCAATACAAGCGCAGTAAACCGGAAGCAATTAAAGCGTTTTACGAAACGTTGAAGAAGAAAGGGATTAACTGCGGCGTCCGGCTGGAGCAAGGCACCGACATCGACGCGGCATGCGGCCAGTTGAGAAGTAAGCAAATTAAGAAAGAAAAAGTGAAATAA
- the hisC gene encoding histidinol-phosphate transaminase, with the protein MTKFWSSMVKRTDPYVPGEQINQKDIIKLNTNENPYPPSPNVLAAIQAEMQETLQLYPSPTADGLREAIANQNGISKEEVFVGNGSDEVLAFSFMAFFEPGKVIRFPDISYSFYPVYAKIFDITFEEVPVNEDFTLPIEQFYGAEGGVILPNPNAPTSLYAALEDIEQIVQNNPDRVVIIDEAYIDFATESAVGLIRKYDNLLVVQTTSKSRSLAGLRVGFAMGNPSLIEALIRIKDSFNSYTIDRLAMVGATAAFEDVTYFEETVGKIVATREKTARALGQLGFTVLPSQANFVFARHETVAAETLYNQLKEAGILVRYFNKPQIDNYLRITIGTDAQMEKLMEAIRQLI; encoded by the coding sequence ATGACTAAGTTTTGGAGCAGCATGGTAAAACGGACGGATCCGTATGTCCCTGGCGAGCAGATTAACCAGAAAGATATCATTAAGCTGAACACGAATGAAAATCCATATCCGCCAAGTCCGAACGTGCTAGCCGCAATCCAGGCGGAAATGCAGGAGACATTGCAGTTGTATCCTTCCCCGACAGCGGACGGACTGCGGGAAGCGATTGCCAACCAAAATGGCATTTCAAAAGAGGAAGTGTTTGTCGGAAACGGGTCTGATGAAGTATTGGCCTTCTCGTTCATGGCGTTTTTCGAGCCCGGGAAAGTCATCCGGTTCCCGGACATCTCGTACAGTTTTTATCCGGTCTATGCAAAGATTTTCGATATTACGTTTGAAGAAGTACCGGTAAACGAAGATTTCACTTTGCCGATCGAGCAGTTTTACGGGGCGGAGGGCGGTGTCATTTTGCCGAATCCGAATGCGCCTACGAGCTTGTATGCGGCACTGGAAGATATTGAACAAATCGTTCAGAACAATCCTGATCGGGTCGTCATCATCGACGAAGCATATATCGATTTCGCGACGGAATCCGCGGTCGGATTGATTCGGAAATATGATAATCTGCTCGTCGTCCAGACGACATCCAAATCCCGTTCACTGGCGGGATTGCGTGTCGGATTTGCAATGGGGAATCCATCTCTGATTGAAGCGCTGATCCGGATCAAGGATTCATTCAATTCGTATACGATCGACCGGTTGGCGATGGTGGGAGCGACGGCGGCTTTTGAAGACGTGACGTACTTCGAAGAAACGGTCGGGAAAATCGTGGCGACTCGGGAAAAGACAGCACGCGCACTCGGACAGCTCGGCTTTACCGTCCTGCCATCCCAGGCAAACTTCGTGTTCGCTCGCCATGAGACCGTAGCAGCAGAAACACTCTACAACCAGTTGAAAGAAGCCGGCATCCTCGTCCGGTATTTCAATAAACCGCAGATCGACAACTATTTGCGCATCACAATCGGAACAGATGCACAAATGGAAAAGTTGATGGAAGCGATAAGACAGTTGATTTGA
- the hisD gene encoding histidinol dehydrogenase produces MKIVSWQEFEGEKRDSGEQVDLEFDRAVLAIIDHVRENGDQALREYTERFDRVELKDFTVSEEEFAEARELVADDFVSALQNAKQRIAAYHEVQKERSWFINQENGVMLGQKVTPLDSVGIYVPGGKAAYPSTVLMNAIPAKIAGVERIAMVTPPQSDGKVNPHVLAAAELAGVDVVYKVGGAQAIAALAYGTETIQKVVKITGPGNAFVARAKKWVFGDVAIDMIAGPSEICVVADDTANPVYIAADLLSQAEHDERAAAICVTTSRQFAEKLAQEVDRQLAELDRKEIAGKSITDYGRIVLVDSLQEAFDFVNELAPEHLQLMIENANEQLPYIKHAGAIFLGNYSPEALGDYIAGPNHTLPTSGTAAFSSPLGVYDFMKKSSIIQFSQAAFEEVADDIITLATAEQLTGHANSIRVRKVDQHEK; encoded by the coding sequence ATGAAAATTGTATCTTGGCAGGAATTCGAAGGCGAAAAGCGGGATTCCGGTGAACAAGTTGATCTGGAATTCGACCGGGCAGTGCTTGCAATCATCGATCATGTGAGGGAAAACGGTGACCAGGCATTACGTGAGTACACGGAGCGTTTCGATCGTGTGGAGTTGAAGGATTTTACCGTATCGGAGGAAGAGTTCGCCGAAGCCCGCGAGCTTGTAGCGGATGATTTCGTTTCGGCGCTTCAAAATGCGAAACAGCGGATTGCTGCCTATCATGAAGTCCAAAAGGAGCGTTCGTGGTTCATTAATCAAGAGAACGGAGTCATGCTCGGGCAGAAAGTGACCCCTCTTGACAGTGTCGGCATTTATGTACCGGGAGGGAAAGCGGCGTATCCCTCGACGGTCTTGATGAATGCCATTCCTGCCAAAATTGCCGGAGTTGAACGTATTGCCATGGTAACGCCGCCGCAATCGGACGGCAAAGTGAATCCCCATGTACTTGCCGCAGCTGAACTTGCAGGAGTCGATGTGGTGTACAAGGTGGGCGGTGCCCAGGCGATCGCTGCGCTGGCCTACGGAACCGAGACCATTCAAAAAGTGGTGAAAATTACGGGTCCAGGGAATGCTTTCGTGGCCCGGGCGAAAAAATGGGTGTTCGGGGATGTTGCTATCGATATGATCGCAGGTCCAAGCGAAATCTGTGTCGTTGCGGACGATACGGCCAATCCCGTATATATAGCGGCGGATCTGCTTTCGCAAGCGGAGCACGATGAGCGGGCGGCTGCCATTTGCGTCACTACAAGCCGGCAGTTTGCGGAGAAGCTGGCACAGGAAGTGGACCGGCAATTGGCCGAGTTGGATCGCAAGGAGATTGCCGGAAAATCGATTACTGATTATGGCCGAATCGTCTTAGTCGATTCCTTGCAGGAAGCTTTTGATTTTGTAAATGAATTGGCTCCGGAGCATTTGCAGCTCATGATTGAAAATGCGAACGAGCAACTTCCTTATATTAAGCACGCAGGTGCAATCTTCCTCGGTAACTACTCCCCGGAAGCGTTGGGGGATTATATAGCGGGGCCCAACCATACGTTGCCGACGAGTGGGACAGCAGCCTTTTCCTCTCCGCTCGGTGTCTATGATTTCATGAAAAAATCAAGCATCATCCAGTTCTCCCAAGCAGCATTTGAGGAAGTGGCGGATGATATCATCACATTGGCGACAGCGGAACAGCTGACGGGACATGCCAATTCAATACGGGTTCGGAAGGTGGATCAGCATGAGAAGTAA